From Andrena cerasifolii isolate SP2316 chromosome 12, iyAndCera1_principal, whole genome shotgun sequence, a single genomic window includes:
- the Gmppa gene encoding GDP-mannose pyrophosphorylase A isoform X2, producing the protein MILKAVILIGGPSKGTRFRPLSLDIPKPLFPVAGLPVIQHHIEACSEVKDLSEILIIGSYLASDLSHFIQEMISAYGITIRYLQEFTTLGTAGGMYHFRDQIRSGSPAYFFVMNGDVCADFPLKEILEFHTEKRALLTIMATEATRQQSLNYGCMVLDKEGKVTHYVEKPSTFVSTLINCGVYLASPDIFQTMAEAFNAGQQQENFTQFNGNGRDPAHISFEQGILTRLAGAGCLFALPVRRWWSQVKTAGSAIYANRHYLALYNAKHQKRLASTVNGPCHIIGDVYIHPSATVHSTAVLGPNVSIGPNTVIALGVRIRESIILANAHVQSHSIVLHSIVGKGSFVGEWARIEGTPCDPNPNKPFAKMENLPLFNANGKLNPSITILGTSVHLAAEKILLNSIVLPHKELTRNFKNEIIL; encoded by the exons ATGATACTGAAAGCTGTTATACTAATTGGGGGTCCCTCGAAAG GAACCAGGTTCAGACCCCTTTCGTTGGATATACCGAAGCCATTATTCCCAGTTGCTGGATTACCAGTAATACAGCACCATATAGAAGCATGCTCCGAAGTGAAAGACCTCAGCGAGATACTGATAATTGGCTCGTACCTCGCGAGCGACTTGTCTCATTTCATCCAAGAGATGATCAGCGCGTACGGCATTACGATTAGGTATCTCCAAGAGTTCACGACGCTGGGAACCGCGGGGGGCATGTACCATTTCCGCGATCAAATACGATCTGGGAGCCCCGCGTACTTCTTCGTGATGAACGGCGACGTCTGCGCCGATTTCCCTTTAAAAGAGATACTGGAATTTCATACGGAGAAGCGAGCATTGCTCACCATCATGGCTACAGAAGCGACCAGGCAGCAGTCCTTGAATTACGGCTGCATGGTGCTCGATAAAGAAGGAAAGGTCACTCACTATGTAGAAAAGCCGTCGACGTTCGTTTCGACTTTGATCAACTGCGGAGTCTATCTTGCTTCCCCAGATATCTTCCAAACTATGGCGGAGGCTTTCAACGCCGGACAGCAGCAAGAGAACTTTAC GCAGTTCAATGGCAACGGTAGAGACCCGGCTCACATATCCTTCGAGCAGGGCATATTAACAAGATTAGCGGGAGCTGGTTGCTTATTCGCGTTACCTGTTCGGAGATGGTGGTCGCAAGTTAAAACAGCAGGCTCCGCCATATATGCTAATCGTCACTACCTAGCTCTTTACAATGCGAAACACCAGAAACGCCTTGCTTCTACAGTTAACGGGCCTTGCCACATTATCGGCGACGTTTATATCCATCCTTCTGCTACTGTACATTCAACGGCAGTG CTGGGCCCAAACGTGAGCATAGGTCCAAACACTGTCATCGCTCTTGGTGTTAGGATAAGAGAGTCGATTATATTAGCCAATGCTCACGTACAATCACATTCCATCGTTTTACATAGCATTGTTGGAAAAGGCAGCTTTGTGGGAGAATGGGCGCGCATAGAAGGGACGCCCTGCGATCCCAATCCTAACAAGCCGTTcgcaaaaatggaaaatttgccTCTGTTCAACGCCAACGGGAAGCTGAACCCCTCTATAACAATTCTCG GAACAAGCGTACATTTGGCAGCTGAGAAGATTCTATTGAATTCCATTGTCCTACCGCACAAGGAGCTCACGAGAAACTTTAAGAACGAGATTATTCTTTAA
- the Gmppa gene encoding GDP-mannose pyrophosphorylase A isoform X1 encodes MILKAVILIGGPSKGTRFRPLSLDIPKPLFPVAGLPVIQHHIEACSEVKDLSEILIIGSYLASDLSHFIQEMISAYGITIRYLQEFTTLGTAGGMYHFRDQIRSGSPAYFFVMNGDVCADFPLKEILEFHTEKRALLTIMATEATRQQSLNYGCMVLDKEGKVTHYVEKPSTFVSTLINCGVYLASPDIFQTMAEAFNAGQQQENFTHVICRQFNGNGRDPAHISFEQGILTRLAGAGCLFALPVRRWWSQVKTAGSAIYANRHYLALYNAKHQKRLASTVNGPCHIIGDVYIHPSATVHSTAVLGPNVSIGPNTVIALGVRIRESIILANAHVQSHSIVLHSIVGKGSFVGEWARIEGTPCDPNPNKPFAKMENLPLFNANGKLNPSITILGTSVHLAAEKILLNSIVLPHKELTRNFKNEIIL; translated from the exons ATGATACTGAAAGCTGTTATACTAATTGGGGGTCCCTCGAAAG GAACCAGGTTCAGACCCCTTTCGTTGGATATACCGAAGCCATTATTCCCAGTTGCTGGATTACCAGTAATACAGCACCATATAGAAGCATGCTCCGAAGTGAAAGACCTCAGCGAGATACTGATAATTGGCTCGTACCTCGCGAGCGACTTGTCTCATTTCATCCAAGAGATGATCAGCGCGTACGGCATTACGATTAGGTATCTCCAAGAGTTCACGACGCTGGGAACCGCGGGGGGCATGTACCATTTCCGCGATCAAATACGATCTGGGAGCCCCGCGTACTTCTTCGTGATGAACGGCGACGTCTGCGCCGATTTCCCTTTAAAAGAGATACTGGAATTTCATACGGAGAAGCGAGCATTGCTCACCATCATGGCTACAGAAGCGACCAGGCAGCAGTCCTTGAATTACGGCTGCATGGTGCTCGATAAAGAAGGAAAGGTCACTCACTATGTAGAAAAGCCGTCGACGTTCGTTTCGACTTTGATCAACTGCGGAGTCTATCTTGCTTCCCCAGATATCTTCCAAACTATGGCGGAGGCTTTCAACGCCGGACAGCAGCAAGAGAACTTTAC GCATGTAATTTGTAGGCAGTTCAATGGCAACGGTAGAGACCCGGCTCACATATCCTTCGAGCAGGGCATATTAACAAGATTAGCGGGAGCTGGTTGCTTATTCGCGTTACCTGTTCGGAGATGGTGGTCGCAAGTTAAAACAGCAGGCTCCGCCATATATGCTAATCGTCACTACCTAGCTCTTTACAATGCGAAACACCAGAAACGCCTTGCTTCTACAGTTAACGGGCCTTGCCACATTATCGGCGACGTTTATATCCATCCTTCTGCTACTGTACATTCAACGGCAGTG CTGGGCCCAAACGTGAGCATAGGTCCAAACACTGTCATCGCTCTTGGTGTTAGGATAAGAGAGTCGATTATATTAGCCAATGCTCACGTACAATCACATTCCATCGTTTTACATAGCATTGTTGGAAAAGGCAGCTTTGTGGGAGAATGGGCGCGCATAGAAGGGACGCCCTGCGATCCCAATCCTAACAAGCCGTTcgcaaaaatggaaaatttgccTCTGTTCAACGCCAACGGGAAGCTGAACCCCTCTATAACAATTCTCG GAACAAGCGTACATTTGGCAGCTGAGAAGATTCTATTGAATTCCATTGTCCTACCGCACAAGGAGCTCACGAGAAACTTTAAGAACGAGATTATTCTTTAA
- the LOC143375448 gene encoding uncharacterized protein LOC143375448 — protein sequence MAQHLQTQHQHEFLPLCDVLFNIISLASYFCDVVFDFAMVYALAHHSAAPPILFPLSIVLIATSLIISQIISVRWYLWGARGRLTGKNINEKKENGNWAIWCVLLLHSTQVGVLWRYFKLFIPVNLTYVKHEVRELCVLRLVHAFCEAAPMLLLQLYLLSIGFNNEPNTDVGKEKESENRDGDKLAKLTAVSVGLSLWSVCWAVASFSKGAARLRNLERLVLTWLGVLAQLAWRLGTVSARVGVLVAYASLYGGQWLLIVMALHWLSMLMWLLLTPDGLFHGGEHLPILRKASLASLLAFVYIFAYVNLHETNHRQKMVIFYSVMFLENSLLIGVWIVGINRSDLLPHQNHPNPVTLVLTLLALFFGGMFFMGLYYRFFHVRRLRYEAGGRMTASNLTTLPNQDNLEEKQIEYTEDKKVNMNMGMRKVKLSNGGIPGVFNCRFANPAVVNPNRKKKKPTTFVPPPPPQSQTGAVTASMNAVGDTKQWLGMNSNSRQLIPFWKKSVTSSSVVQSDHPNEQKIETDAGTGGGSLSVNLIREKLQEKKQQQLRELRAIQEEIKEGKLFPPPSASASSFSSSPASNQQPPPNTKLHTSPSSPLFSSVPSVIDQNGGVTLSSWPPVKMHCLLPPPPSSSYYPNVHPSNSWRATQRERADTPEILLAPRCLPHHYAHWAPSSHVSHRLRSSQNGGEESSKGEGEVDGEISDMEGSQISLPRSYTLPREFKYNHPNNTARERERRVGNNKVTASRFYLPSTNSSDGDVDSADNEDETDSEMQFRMKNNHRHNNHGDTQQQQQYAFEDDGKSEFLNSNPDPTAAAIISGNSYLNNSQGLLRPSQLFRNRVKHETKL from the exons ATGGCCCAGCATCTACAGACACAGCACCAGCACGAATTCTTACCGTTGTGCGATGTACTGTTTAACATAATTTCTCTGGCGTCGTACTTCTGCGACGTTGTCTTCGACTTTGCAATGGTGTATGCCCTCGCGCATCATTCTGCGGCCCCTCCGATTCTGTTTCCTTTGAGCATCGTTCTCATAGCGACCTCGTTGATCATCTCTCAG ATTATCAGCGTGCGATGGTATTTATGGGGTGCCAGGGGCAGGCTGACCGGCAAGAATATAAATGAGAAGAAGGAGAACGGAAACTGGGCGATATGGTGTGTCCTATTACTTCATTCAACTCAAGTCGGAGTACTGTGGAGATACTTCAAACTATTTATTCCAGTTAATTTAACTTATGTGAAACACGAG GTGAGGGAGCTTTGTGTACTACGTCTCGTTCATGCTTTCTGCGAAGCTGCTCCAATGTTGCTCCTGCAGTTGTATCTGCTATCGATTGGATTTAATAACGAGCCGAACACAGATGttggaaaagagaaggaaagcgAGAACAGGGACGGCGATAAGCTAGCGAAACTGACCGCTGTGTCTGTTGGGCTCTCCCTGTGGAGCGTTTGTTGGGCAGTGGCTAGCTTTAGCAAAGGCGCTGCACGTCTTCGTAACTTAGAGCGGTTGGTGCTGACATGGCTAGGTGTGCTGGCGCAACTAGCGTGGCGCTTGGGAACCGTCAGCGCCAGAGTCGGAGTATTGGTAGCTTACGCTTCGCTCTACGGCGGACAGTGGCTGTTGATCGTCATGGCTCTCCACTGGCTGTCGATGCTGATGTGGCTGCTGCTCACTCCAGATGGCCTCTTCCACGGCGGTGAACATTTGCCTATTTTAAGGAAAGCATCTCTGGCCTCGCTGCTCGCATTCGTCTACATATTCGCGTATGTGAATTTGCACGAGACGAATCATCGCCAGAAAATG GTGATATTTTACTCAGTAATGTTTCTGGAAAACAGCCTGCTGATCGGTGTATGGATAGTGGGTATTAACAGAAGCGACCTTCTCCCACACCAGAACCACCCTAATCCCGTAACTCTAGTACTTACGCTCTTAGCTTTATTTTTCGGCGGTATGTTCTTCATGGGTCTTTACTACAG GTTTTTTCATGTAAGAAGATTGAGGTACGAAGCTGGAGGTCGAATGACGGCTTCGAATCTCACAACACTGCCAAATCAG GATAATCTGGAGGAGAAGCAGATAGAATACACAGAAGACAAGAAAGTAAATATGAATATGGGAATGAGGAAGGTGAAATTGAGCAACGGTGGTATACCAGGGGTGTTTAATTGTCGCTTCGCCAATCCAGCCGTAGTAAATCCAAATCGGAAAAAGAAGAAGCCAACTACTTTCGTGCCTCCTCCGCCACCGCAGTCACAAACAGGAGCAGTAACAGCTTCTATGAACGCGGTAGGGGACACGAAACAGTGGCTCGGCATGAACAGCAATTCTCGCCAATTGATACCGTTCTGGAAGAAGTCCGTGACTTCCTCCAGTGTGGTACAG AGCGATCACCCGAACGAGCAGAAGATTGAAACGGATGCTGGAACTGGCGGCGGCTCCCTGAGCGTTAATTTGATCAGGGAGAAGCTTCAAGAGAAGAAGCAGCAACAGTTACGAGAATTACGAGCTATACAAGAAGAGATAAAGGAAGGAAAGCTGTTCCCTCCGCCCTCGGCTTCAgcctcctcgttctcgtcctcgcctGCGTCGAACCAACAACCTCCACCTAATACGAAGCTGCACACTTCTCCCAGTTCCCCTTTGTTCTCGTCTGTTCCGTCTGTAATCGATCAGAACGGCGGAGTAACGTTATCTTCGTGGCCACCGGTGAAGATGCATTGCCTTTTACCACCGCCGCCGTCCTCTTCCTATTACCCGAATGTCCATCCCTCGAACTCGTGGAGGGCGACGCAGAGGGAGAGAGCGGATACACCGGAGATATTACTTGCGCCGCGATGTCTTCCTCATCATTACGCCCATTGGGCGCCATCCTCCCACGTTAGTCATAG ACTACGCTCGAGTCAAAACGGGGGAGAGGAGAGTTCTAAGGGCGAGGGTGAAGTGGATGGGGAAATTAGCGATATGGAGGGCAGTCAGATATCGTTACCACGAAGCTACACGCTCCCTCGTGAATTTAAATACAATCATCCGAATAACACTGCCAGGGAGCGAGAACGACGCGTGGGGAACAATAAGGTCACAGCCTCGCGTTTCTACTTGCCTTCAACGAATAGCTCTGACG GAGATGTAGATAGCGCGGATAACGAAGACGAGACGGATTCGGAAATGCAGTTTCGCATGAAGAACAACCACAGGCACAATAATCACGGGGAtacgcagcaacagcaacagtaCGCGTTCGAAGACGATGGGAAGAGCGAGTTCTTAAATTCCAATCCGGATCCCACGGCAGCGGCTATAATCTCAGGGAATTCTTATCTGAACAACTCTCAGGGTCTGCTGCGACCAAGTCAACTATTCAGAAACAGGGTCAAACACGAAACGAAGCTCTGA